A window of Brevinema andersonii contains these coding sequences:
- a CDS encoding ferredoxin reductase domain-containing protein: MIQIPDSGYILPSPFSAFEVDTEQNTLSFLIRIRGAGSRFLSQLKSGDQLKLSGSLGKGFQTNIHNKMIVCISGSEGIAPFWKVISLLHKENKIILLAGFREQYDAEILTYFRPCQNNVDIHYTINPQPVTDLLTGIIEPDFYIYVALFL; encoded by the coding sequence ATGATTCAAATTCCTGATTCAGGCTATATACTGCCTAGTCCGTTCAGTGCTTTTGAAGTCGATACTGAACAAAATACTCTTAGTTTCTTAATCAGAATAAGAGGTGCTGGTTCTCGATTTTTGTCCCAATTAAAATCAGGAGACCAATTAAAATTATCTGGCAGTCTAGGAAAAGGATTTCAAACCAACATACATAATAAAATGATAGTCTGTATCAGCGGTAGTGAAGGAATTGCTCCGTTTTGGAAAGTTATATCTTTGCTCCACAAGGAAAATAAAATAATCCTTCTAGCTGGCTTTCGTGAGCAATATGATGCAGAAATTCTTACATATTTTAGGCCTTGTCAAAATAATGTCGATATACACTATACAATCAACCCTCAACCAGTAACGGATTTACTGACAGGCATTATAGAACCTGATTTTTATATATATGTGGCCCTATTCCTATGA